The following are encoded together in the Bacillus cereus group sp. RP43 genome:
- the rluB gene encoding 23S rRNA pseudouridine(2605) synthase RluB, with translation MERLQKVIAQAGIASRRKAEELIQQGKVKVNGKIVKELGTKVTPQDKVEVNNIPLEKEEPVYFLLYKPTGVISSVSDDKGRNVVTDFFPEIRQRLFPIGRLDYDTSGVLLMTNDGEFANVLMHPRYKVEKTYVAKIKGPLTGEKIRMLERGVTLEDGKTAPANVKIISWDKRKEMAIVQLTIHEGRNRQVRRMFEALDCKVVKLKRERYAFLEVGSLRPGDARELTPHEVKQLRALASTKPR, from the coding sequence ATGGAACGATTACAAAAAGTGATTGCGCAAGCAGGTATTGCATCGAGAAGAAAGGCTGAGGAATTAATTCAGCAAGGGAAAGTGAAAGTTAATGGGAAAATAGTGAAGGAGTTAGGAACAAAAGTAACTCCTCAAGATAAAGTAGAAGTAAATAACATCCCTCTTGAAAAAGAAGAACCTGTTTATTTTTTACTATATAAACCAACTGGTGTAATTTCAAGTGTATCAGATGATAAAGGAAGAAATGTTGTAACAGACTTTTTCCCTGAAATTAGACAACGTTTATTCCCAATCGGACGCTTAGATTATGATACGTCTGGCGTATTATTGATGACAAATGATGGGGAATTTGCAAACGTATTAATGCATCCGAGATATAAAGTTGAAAAAACATATGTTGCAAAAATTAAAGGGCCATTAACAGGTGAGAAAATTCGCATGTTAGAACGAGGTGTTACATTAGAAGATGGGAAAACAGCACCGGCAAATGTAAAAATTATTTCTTGGGACAAGCGTAAAGAGATGGCGATTGTACAATTAACAATTCACGAAGGCCGTAACCGTCAAGTACGTCGTATGTTTGAAGCGTTAGACTGTAAAGTTGTGAAATTAAAACGTGAACGTTATGCTTTCTTAGAAGTAGGGAGCCTGCGACCTGGTGATGCAAGAGAATTGACACCACATGAGGTGAAACAATTACGTGCGCTTGCTTCTACAAAGCCAAGATAA
- the spmB gene encoding spore maturation protein SpmB: MSIVNTISLWVIPCVIGFILLYGTIKKVPTYESFVEGGKEGIQIAVSILPFMVGMLVSISIFRASGALDAMISVMKPMLDFIHVPAEIVPLALIRPISGSAGLSITTDLIATYGPDSFIGRLASTMQGSTDTTFYILTVYFGAVGIRKMGDALKVGLFADLIGIICSIVFVSLLFR, from the coding sequence ATGAGTATTGTAAATACAATTTCATTATGGGTAATTCCTTGTGTAATTGGTTTTATCCTTTTATATGGCACGATAAAGAAAGTTCCAACGTATGAATCGTTCGTTGAGGGCGGAAAAGAAGGGATTCAAATTGCGGTTTCCATTTTGCCGTTTATGGTTGGGATGCTTGTATCTATTTCTATTTTCCGGGCATCAGGTGCTCTAGATGCGATGATATCGGTAATGAAGCCGATGTTAGACTTTATTCATGTACCAGCCGAAATCGTTCCACTTGCACTTATACGTCCGATTTCGGGATCTGCTGGTTTAAGTATTACGACCGACTTAATCGCTACATATGGGCCAGACTCGTTTATTGGTAGGTTAGCTTCAACGATGCAAGGTAGCACAGATACGACCTTTTATATATTAACAGTATACTTTGGGGCTGTTGGTATTAGAAAAATGGGAGATGCATTAAAGGTAGGACTTTTTGCAGATTTAATCGGAATTATTTGTTCAATTGTATTTGTTTCCCTATTGTTTCGGTAA
- the spmA gene encoding spore maturation protein SpmA, translating into MVNLVWAAMAVIGIVYAMINGTMEEVTKAVFEGSKDAVTICIGLISVLVFWLGLMKIAEEAGLLKKLVSLFMPIVKKLFPEIPKDHPSMGFILSNMMANFFGLGNAATPLGIKAMEQLKELNGGKDSASRSMVTFLALNTSAITLIPTTVISIRMTYESANPTEIVGVTFIAQVLSMIGAIWIDRYFYRRRSRKGRKK; encoded by the coding sequence ATGGTTAATCTCGTATGGGCAGCGATGGCAGTTATCGGGATTGTGTATGCCATGATAAATGGAACGATGGAAGAAGTGACCAAAGCAGTGTTTGAAGGGTCAAAAGATGCTGTAACGATTTGTATTGGACTTATTAGTGTTTTAGTATTTTGGCTCGGTTTAATGAAAATTGCTGAGGAAGCTGGATTGTTAAAGAAGTTAGTATCACTTTTTATGCCGATAGTAAAAAAATTATTTCCAGAAATACCGAAGGATCACCCGTCAATGGGATTCATTTTATCAAATATGATGGCGAACTTTTTTGGATTAGGTAATGCAGCAACACCTTTAGGTATTAAAGCAATGGAACAACTGAAAGAGTTAAATGGTGGAAAGGATTCGGCAAGTCGTTCTATGGTGACGTTTCTAGCCTTAAATACATCAGCAATTACATTAATTCCGACTACTGTCATTTCGATTCGAATGACTTATGAATCAGCAAACCCTACTGAAATCGTTGGCGTAACATTTATAGCACAAGTGTTATCGATGATTGGAGCGATTTGGATTGACCGCTATTTTTACCGGAGAAGGAGTAGAAAGGGGCGGAAAAAATGA
- a CDS encoding D-alanyl-D-alanine carboxypeptidase family protein: protein MRRICIIITLIIMYASVMPIPAYAKMNGGVSARNAVLMEQQSGRVLYGKLEHEPQKIASITKIMTALLAAESGKMKELVSVSNEAVRVEGSAIYLKPGQKVKLEDLVYGLMLRSGNDAAQVIAENVGGSIEGFVYLMNEKAKEIGMKDTHFSNPHGLDGDGSHYSSAYDMALLTKYAMGNETFKKIFGTKTYKSDSWDYPWKNKHKLVTSYYEFATGGKTGFTKKAGRTLVTTASKDGLDLIVVTLSASSDWDDHMNLFDKGFERYKQAKVLGQGALAEINEKKYANHVYTKNSFSVPLTEEERKSVLLKVELDKSAKLTDGVKIGKTEIYVGNEKVGERNLFYSKRKLVATTGMYWNNVKEIFSYMIGVGIDG, encoded by the coding sequence ATGAGACGAATTTGTATAATAATTACGCTAATTATAATGTACGCAAGCGTTATGCCAATTCCTGCATATGCAAAAATGAACGGTGGTGTCAGTGCTCGTAATGCAGTCTTAATGGAACAACAATCCGGTCGTGTGCTATATGGAAAATTAGAACATGAGCCACAAAAAATTGCTAGTATAACAAAAATTATGACAGCATTGTTAGCTGCTGAATCAGGAAAAATGAAAGAGTTAGTATCGGTTAGTAATGAAGCCGTACGAGTAGAAGGATCGGCAATTTATTTAAAACCTGGACAAAAAGTGAAGTTAGAAGATTTAGTTTACGGATTAATGCTTAGATCTGGTAATGATGCAGCACAAGTAATTGCTGAAAATGTGGGAGGGAGTATAGAAGGGTTCGTATATTTAATGAATGAAAAGGCGAAAGAAATCGGAATGAAAGATACGCACTTCTCAAACCCGCATGGCTTGGATGGGGATGGGTCACATTATTCGTCGGCTTATGATATGGCATTATTAACGAAATATGCAATGGGGAACGAGACTTTTAAGAAAATTTTTGGAACAAAAACGTATAAATCAGATTCTTGGGATTATCCGTGGAAAAATAAACATAAGCTTGTGACATCTTATTATGAATTTGCAACAGGAGGAAAAACAGGTTTTACGAAGAAAGCAGGACGGACGCTTGTCACAACAGCTTCAAAAGATGGACTAGATTTAATTGTCGTAACTTTGAGTGCTTCTAGTGACTGGGATGATCATATGAATTTGTTTGATAAAGGCTTTGAACGCTATAAGCAAGCGAAAGTTTTAGGACAAGGAGCACTCGCTGAAATAAATGAAAAGAAATATGCCAATCATGTTTATACGAAAAATAGTTTTTCTGTCCCTTTAACTGAAGAGGAAAGAAAGAGCGTGTTATTGAAAGTTGAGCTCGATAAAAGTGCAAAACTTACGGATGGGGTAAAGATTGGGAAGACAGAAATTTATGTAGGGAACGAGAAAGTTGGAGAACGAAATTTGTTTTACAGTAAACGAAAGTTAGTAGCTACAACGGGAATGTATTGGAATAATGTAAAAGAAATCTTCTCTTACATGATAGGTGTTGGGATAGATGGTTAA
- a CDS encoding superoxide dismutase, with amino-acid sequence MSQQGVFTDYFHEVESWCESVLQVLDSRAMEVYDVHMLAYKIQTLLERMKEHEYDTDAEFMYEISEDVEHIQHHLQEVFMQEGEEYELCERGDSERAVPIGGHTLPPLPYPYNALEPYISREIMMLHHDKHHRSYVEGLNKAEKMMEEARKTNQFDLIKHWEREAAFHGSGHYLHTIFWNNMKKDGGGSPRGAFSQQIEQDFGSFLRFQKHFTEAASKVEGSGWAILVWVPRSGRLEILQSTLHQLFTQWDTIPLLVLDVWEHAYYLQYQNRKDEYIKNWWNVVNWPDVEKRFESAKQIEWTPY; translated from the coding sequence ATGAGTCAGCAAGGTGTATTTACAGATTACTTTCATGAAGTAGAAAGCTGGTGTGAAAGTGTTCTTCAAGTATTAGATAGCCGTGCAATGGAAGTGTATGATGTCCATATGCTTGCTTATAAAATTCAAACGTTATTAGAGCGTATGAAAGAGCATGAATACGACACAGATGCCGAGTTTATGTACGAAATAAGTGAGGATGTAGAACATATTCAACACCATTTACAGGAAGTATTTATGCAAGAAGGAGAGGAATATGAACTATGTGAAAGAGGGGATAGCGAACGAGCTGTTCCGATTGGGGGGCATACACTCCCGCCATTACCTTATCCGTATAATGCGCTAGAACCGTACATTTCACGAGAAATTATGATGTTACACCATGATAAACATCATCGTAGTTACGTGGAAGGATTAAATAAGGCAGAGAAGATGATGGAAGAAGCGAGAAAAACAAATCAATTCGATTTAATTAAGCATTGGGAAAGAGAAGCGGCTTTTCATGGATCAGGTCATTACTTACACACGATATTTTGGAATAACATGAAAAAAGATGGTGGTGGAAGTCCGAGAGGGGCTTTTTCACAACAAATTGAGCAAGATTTCGGAAGTTTTTTACGTTTTCAAAAGCATTTCACAGAAGCAGCTTCTAAAGTGGAAGGTTCAGGATGGGCGATTCTTGTATGGGTACCCCGTTCAGGAAGGTTAGAAATTTTGCAAAGCACGCTTCATCAATTGTTTACACAGTGGGATACGATACCACTCCTTGTACTGGATGTATGGGAACATGCGTATTATTTACAATATCAAAATCGAAAAGATGAATATATTAAAAATTGGTGGAATGTTGTAAATTGGCCAGATGTAGAAAAGAGATTTGAAAGTGCGAAGCAAATTGAATGGACACCGTATTAG
- a CDS encoding YpuI family protein, whose amino-acid sequence MSNLMVENQTEQVSIFLEDVISLITNYVNYHTLPSLLEETPTGNEQYYKGILASIRRLLVFCEEGLDACFVLLNSQPFRKTAAETVLYKIYHQVIAEFFSPKNDHWYENSRSAYTGKNSIVFQQIPPGSIERIMKDLEGKFQLMREELEYYETDYQTKMLHKY is encoded by the coding sequence ATGTCTAATTTGATGGTTGAAAATCAAACAGAACAAGTTTCTATATTTTTAGAAGATGTAATTTCCTTGATAACTAATTATGTAAATTATCATACGTTACCTTCTTTATTGGAGGAGACACCAACAGGAAACGAGCAATATTATAAAGGGATATTAGCGTCAATAAGAAGACTTCTTGTTTTTTGTGAAGAAGGACTTGATGCATGCTTTGTTTTGCTGAATAGCCAACCATTTAGAAAGACCGCAGCTGAAACAGTTTTATATAAGATTTACCATCAAGTAATTGCAGAGTTTTTTTCGCCAAAGAATGATCATTGGTATGAAAATAGTCGTTCTGCTTATACAGGGAAAAATTCTATTGTGTTTCAACAAATCCCTCCTGGTTCTATAGAACGAATAATGAAGGATTTAGAAGGGAAATTTCAATTGATGCGTGAAGAACTAGAATATTATGAGACAGATTATCAAACAAAAATGTTGCACAAATATTAA
- the mprF gene encoding bifunctional lysylphosphatidylglycerol flippase/synthetase MprF — translation MSFSWKRFLQIGKIIFPFVVLTIVFFQAKKELAGISFLEAIETIKNIPTGGVFLAITLGAFAVSTMFFYDFVMLRYLKADIPVQKIFRISWIANTLNGFIGFGGLVGAGVRTMLYRPHIKENGKLIKSIAWMTTAFINGLAILSFLGLIGILDTSFILHEKPWLWPVLIFFALFVPIYIGFSKIKNRKTKQLDGQDEEEEEEKNPTVLYSLVSLVEWVSAGIVMYVILILFGIDIEFQKFLGVYVIAALAGVVSLVPGGLGSFDLVFLTGLGQYGVDTGVLLPAMLLYRLVYYILPFCLGLIFAAFEMTGAAIKKIEDKPFIAPALETTGVIWTLQRDFLGKLGSWASAALTVFAGLMVILSTILPTSINRAHALHILAPKHLIQFSFSLSLTFGILLLILSRGIYYGTKRSYYMTIVSLIGAAIFNTLKGIDIEETFILLIVLAVLYMLRKRFVREKMEVSLSDIVKVFIFLLLTLYLYKNLGILFAGAKEAFQPDFVVRNITQVKRSALAAAFFVPTFLLIGSLIANRYRSQFPGQPANDKRLENFLDEHGGNVLSHLGFLGDKQFFFSSDGKALLLFSITGKRLVVLGDPIGDPSSYRTVLQEFLTEADRFGYICVFYQIESKWMSLYHDFGYNFFKLGEEAVVDLNAFTITGKKRAGMRATFNRFEREGYTFSIHEPPFSDELYEELKKVSDAWLGGKKEKGFSLGYFDREYISRAPIATLSDAEGKIIAFTTFMPVYQSGILSVDLMRYYPDAPSGIMDAIFIHLFHWAKENEYHSFNIGMAPLSNVGLSTQSFWSERVAAAIFNNVRYTYSFSGLRHFKEKYKPAWSGKYLAFRKNHSLPITMLSVTKLIGKRKNS, via the coding sequence ATGTCGTTTTCATGGAAACGTTTCTTACAAATCGGGAAAATAATCTTCCCATTTGTTGTCTTAACAATTGTTTTCTTTCAAGCTAAAAAAGAATTAGCAGGCATTTCTTTTTTAGAAGCAATTGAAACAATTAAAAACATTCCAACTGGTGGGGTATTTTTAGCGATTACACTCGGTGCATTTGCCGTTTCAACAATGTTCTTTTATGACTTTGTTATGCTTCGTTACTTAAAAGCAGATATACCTGTACAAAAGATTTTCCGCATCTCATGGATTGCCAACACTTTAAATGGATTTATCGGTTTTGGTGGTCTTGTTGGTGCCGGTGTACGTACAATGCTATATCGTCCGCATATAAAAGAGAATGGAAAACTTATTAAAAGCATTGCTTGGATGACAACCGCTTTTATTAACGGATTAGCCATTCTGTCATTCCTCGGCCTTATTGGGATATTAGACACTAGTTTTATTCTGCACGAAAAACCGTGGTTATGGCCTGTTCTTATTTTCTTTGCTCTTTTCGTTCCTATATATATTGGGTTTTCTAAAATTAAAAATAGAAAAACAAAACAGTTAGACGGACAAGATGAAGAAGAAGAAGAAGAGAAAAATCCAACTGTTTTATATTCATTAGTTTCATTAGTCGAGTGGGTATCTGCTGGTATCGTTATGTACGTCATTTTAATATTGTTTGGGATTGATATCGAATTTCAAAAGTTTTTAGGTGTTTACGTAATTGCTGCTTTAGCTGGTGTCGTAAGTCTTGTTCCTGGTGGCCTTGGTTCATTTGATCTTGTTTTCTTAACTGGACTAGGACAATACGGCGTTGATACAGGCGTATTACTACCTGCGATGTTATTATACCGACTTGTCTATTACATCTTACCATTCTGCCTTGGTCTCATTTTTGCAGCCTTTGAAATGACAGGAGCGGCCATAAAAAAAATTGAAGATAAACCATTTATTGCACCTGCATTAGAAACAACTGGTGTAATTTGGACTTTACAACGTGATTTTTTAGGGAAATTAGGTTCATGGGCATCCGCCGCTTTAACAGTATTCGCTGGCTTAATGGTTATTCTATCAACAATTTTACCGACTAGTATAAATCGAGCTCACGCCTTACATATTTTAGCTCCAAAGCACCTTATTCAATTTTCTTTTAGCTTATCATTAACATTCGGTATTCTCCTCCTGATTCTTTCGCGAGGCATATATTATGGAACAAAGCGTTCTTACTATATGACGATTGTTTCTTTAATTGGAGCAGCAATCTTTAATACCCTAAAAGGAATTGATATTGAAGAAACCTTTATTTTATTAATCGTACTTGCTGTGTTGTATATGCTTCGTAAAAGATTTGTACGCGAGAAAATGGAAGTCTCACTTTCTGATATCGTAAAAGTGTTTATCTTCTTATTACTTACGCTATATTTATATAAAAACTTAGGTATTTTATTTGCGGGTGCAAAAGAAGCGTTCCAACCTGATTTTGTCGTTCGAAATATTACACAAGTTAAACGAAGTGCATTAGCAGCAGCCTTTTTCGTTCCTACTTTTTTACTTATCGGTTCACTAATTGCCAATCGTTACCGTAGTCAATTTCCCGGGCAACCAGCTAATGATAAAAGGTTAGAAAACTTCTTAGATGAACATGGTGGGAACGTACTTAGTCATTTAGGTTTTTTAGGAGATAAACAGTTCTTCTTCAGTAGTGACGGAAAAGCACTTCTTCTCTTTTCAATTACTGGAAAACGTCTTGTTGTACTAGGTGATCCAATTGGTGATCCATCCTCCTACCGCACTGTGTTGCAAGAATTTTTAACTGAAGCTGATCGATTTGGGTATATTTGCGTATTCTATCAAATTGAAAGCAAATGGATGAGCTTATACCACGATTTTGGCTACAACTTCTTTAAACTGGGTGAAGAGGCTGTCGTTGATTTAAATGCGTTTACAATAACAGGAAAAAAACGTGCTGGTATGCGAGCTACTTTCAACCGTTTTGAACGAGAGGGTTATACATTCTCTATTCATGAGCCACCATTCTCAGACGAATTATACGAGGAATTAAAGAAAGTGTCTGATGCTTGGCTCGGCGGAAAAAAAGAGAAAGGATTTTCACTTGGGTACTTCGATCGTGAGTATATTAGTCGTGCCCCTATCGCTACATTATCTGATGCAGAAGGAAAAATTATTGCATTCACAACCTTTATGCCAGTATATCAAAGTGGCATATTATCTGTTGATTTAATGCGTTATTATCCAGATGCCCCTAGCGGAATTATGGATGCAATTTTTATCCACTTATTCCACTGGGCAAAAGAAAATGAATACCATTCCTTTAATATTGGTATGGCACCACTCTCAAATGTCGGTTTATCAACGCAATCGTTCTGGTCTGAACGAGTTGCTGCTGCAATATTTAATAACGTTCGTTACACATATAGCTTCAGCGGATTACGACATTTTAAAGAAAAATACAAACCTGCATGGAGTGGAAAATATTTAGCTTTTCGAAAGAATCATTCTTTACCAATTACAATGCTCTCTGTAACAAAATTAATAGGAAAACGAAAAAACAGCTAA